Proteins encoded in a region of the bacterium genome:
- a CDS encoding tetratricopeptide repeat protein yields the protein MFLVVTSAVAQETQIPIEIHGRPTKDRRPLGELQLLIERARSAEMRGDFERSLPIWRELLARDPWNREAIMAIPRALLVLRDFTQAEEFLRQWMAKDMFRPFPVTPEDPTSKYSLMLRLGEIQLAKENEAGAWEIWNTALKEAGRTPETVRSLVNLLQSNRRWEESERYIRSYRKEIADAAFMSLELAISLQGQMNYGAAAEELLLYAESSPARWQTASSYLNRFPADTAVIEKVNIVLQRAVKRDRASAELQSIMAGWAHRVGNLDEYLDATIAADSLSKAGGAQVLNASEQLLREEAVESARRGFRKILAWQTAPDVAARAELGLGQCLEALGEWADAKAAYLNFIDKHPSFREVDQARYHVADILLQRENSPLEALTIFRGLWSRPLGVSRTDVGLKIGDCHAWMSEFDPAIGAWKDVANLDRGLGEDATLALLRVARANLWRDSTNAALAALDKITAANTMNTAFNDAMLYTALLGEGGFHRATRAFAEADYASFRHEDSLAAARYEESASLLKFGKLAEWARYSQALALRDAGRPAESVAVLDTFIVTYRQSVDLDRAKYTRAVILMDDLARYEAARAELEQFLIDHPRSIYLEPARRRARMLTGKVS from the coding sequence ATGTTCCTTGTCGTCACTTCCGCCGTGGCGCAAGAAACACAGATTCCCATCGAGATTCACGGACGGCCCACCAAAGACCGTCGTCCGCTCGGCGAACTCCAGCTTCTCATTGAGCGGGCGCGCAGCGCGGAAATGCGCGGTGACTTCGAGCGGTCGCTTCCCATCTGGCGGGAGCTGCTCGCTCGCGATCCCTGGAACCGCGAAGCGATCATGGCCATTCCCCGCGCGCTGCTCGTTCTGCGTGACTTCACTCAGGCTGAAGAATTTCTGCGCCAGTGGATGGCCAAAGATATGTTTCGCCCGTTCCCGGTGACGCCCGAAGATCCGACCAGCAAGTATTCGCTCATGCTGCGGCTCGGCGAAATCCAGCTGGCCAAGGAAAACGAAGCCGGTGCGTGGGAGATTTGGAATACGGCCCTGAAGGAAGCGGGCCGCACTCCGGAGACGGTGCGGTCGCTTGTGAATCTTCTGCAATCCAACCGCCGTTGGGAGGAGAGCGAGCGCTACATTCGCAGCTATCGCAAGGAAATCGCCGACGCCGCCTTCATGTCGCTGGAGCTCGCGATAAGCCTGCAAGGGCAGATGAATTACGGAGCGGCGGCGGAAGAGCTTCTGCTTTACGCAGAGAGTTCGCCCGCGCGATGGCAGACCGCATCGAGTTACCTCAATCGCTTTCCGGCCGACACGGCGGTCATTGAGAAGGTGAATATCGTGCTGCAACGAGCCGTGAAACGCGACCGCGCGAGCGCCGAACTCCAGAGTATCATGGCCGGTTGGGCGCATCGCGTCGGAAATCTCGACGAATATCTCGATGCCACCATCGCCGCCGATTCACTTTCGAAAGCCGGCGGAGCGCAGGTTCTGAATGCTTCCGAGCAGCTTCTACGTGAAGAAGCGGTGGAATCGGCGCGTCGCGGATTCCGCAAGATTCTCGCCTGGCAGACCGCTCCCGACGTGGCCGCGCGCGCCGAACTTGGTCTCGGGCAATGTCTCGAAGCGCTCGGCGAGTGGGCCGACGCGAAAGCGGCCTATCTGAATTTCATTGACAAGCATCCCAGTTTTCGCGAAGTGGATCAGGCCCGCTATCACGTCGCCGACATTCTCTTGCAGCGCGAGAATAGTCCGCTAGAAGCACTGACGATCTTCCGCGGACTCTGGTCGCGGCCGCTGGGCGTTTCGCGTACGGATGTAGGTCTCAAAATCGGCGATTGTCATGCGTGGATGAGCGAGTTCGATCCGGCCATCGGCGCGTGGAAGGACGTAGCGAACTTGGATCGCGGCTTGGGCGAGGACGCGACGTTGGCGCTCCTGCGGGTCGCGCGCGCGAATCTCTGGCGCGACTCGACGAACGCTGCGCTCGCTGCGCTCGATAAAATCACCGCCGCCAACACCATGAACACCGCCTTCAACGACGCCATGCTCTACACCGCTCTGCTCGGCGAAGGTGGATTTCACCGGGCGACGCGCGCTTTTGCCGAAGCCGACTACGCGAGCTTTCGTCACGAAGACTCTCTGGCGGCGGCGCGCTACGAGGAATCGGCAAGTCTCCTGAAGTTCGGCAAACTCGCGGAATGGGCGCGCTATTCGCAGGCGCTCGCGCTCCGCGATGCCGGTCGCCCCGCCGAATCCGTCGCCGTACTCGATACGTTTATCGTGACCTATCGCCAGTCGGTGGACCTCGACCGCGCCAAGTACACGCGGGCCGTGATTCTCATGGACGATCTCGCAAGATACGAAGCCGCCCGCGCCGAACTCGAACAATTCCTGATTGACCACCCCCGTTCGATCTATCTCGAGCCGGCCCGCCGCCGCGCCCGAATGCTCACGGGCAAGGTGTCGTAA
- a CDS encoding caspase family protein — translation MTRGSVIFGYPGELGQEDYCPGVLEDIEGYRRFLTSPNGGLWSENEIQQLTNASSGDVNRAIDRLEHVDYGLVVFSGHGSFASRTNTTVLQINRTSEIDHTELLRGAQRQTLILDCCRQPDERIVLEESIKKSAAAYVLSDASRCRVLFDESILACAPSRVVLYSCRISQVSIDTPAGGLYSFSLVRHAMNWAARQGQSRSVLSTVAAHNTAAITVGMRSNGTQTPVAEKPRSEPYFPFCVSA, via the coding sequence ATGACACGAGGATCCGTAATTTTTGGATATCCGGGCGAGCTTGGTCAGGAGGACTATTGCCCAGGCGTTCTCGAAGACATCGAGGGATACCGTCGTTTCCTGACATCACCAAATGGTGGTTTATGGTCAGAGAATGAGATTCAGCAATTGACAAACGCAAGTTCTGGAGATGTCAATCGTGCTATCGACAGACTCGAGCACGTTGATTATGGTCTTGTGGTCTTTTCTGGGCATGGAAGCTTTGCATCTAGAACAAATACGACGGTCTTGCAGATCAACAGGACATCCGAAATAGACCACACCGAGCTATTAAGGGGTGCCCAGAGACAGACTCTTATCTTGGATTGCTGTCGCCAGCCAGATGAACGGATTGTACTTGAGGAGTCTATTAAGAAATCTGCCGCAGCCTACGTTCTTTCCGATGCGTCCAGGTGTCGTGTGTTATTCGATGAAAGCATTCTGGCTTGCGCGCCTTCCCGTGTTGTCCTATATTCCTGCCGAATTAGCCAAGTGTCCATAGATACACCTGCCGGTGGTTTGTATTCGTTCAGCCTTGTCAGGCATGCCATGAATTGGGCAGCAAGACAGGGACAGTCTAGATCGGTTCTTTCCACCGTGGCTGCACACAATACGGCTGCAATCACGGTGGGAATGCGTTCCAACGGCACACAAACTCCGGTTGCAGAGAAACCAAGATCCGAGCCGTACTTCCCGTTTTGTGTCTCGGCATAG
- a CDS encoding asparagine synthetase B: MLVSWLLGSSASAQKLLIPMDLSQTDHLKAYGVAWEALNRGLKVEWLLNYRGGSFLMDPAPEIENTCRLRGVLAESGVDEGSIYAQIEDSNMEVVLLEKATKLAIYAPPDVEDGPWDDAVNLALTYAEIPFDRIYDEDVLAGKLAKYDWVHLHHEDFTGQYGKFYGMYRNADWYIRQVRDEEARASRLGFSKVSQLKLAVSRAIQSYIGQGGFLFAMCSATDSYDIALAASETDVCAPVFDGDGIDPNYPAKMRFVLGFAFENYGLLTDPMVYEFSEIDVSPRTGMSARGDAGDYFTLFDFSAKYDPVPTMLTQDHTSVIKGFMGQTTAFHKRFIKPSVTILAQNEGTDEVKYIYSNFGKGFWTFYGGHDPEDYRHHVGDPPTILELHKNSPGYRLILNNVLFPAARKKELKT, encoded by the coding sequence ATCTTGGTTTCTTGGCTTCTTGGTTCTTCCGCTTCCGCCCAGAAGCTCCTCATCCCGATGGACCTTTCCCAGACCGATCACCTCAAGGCTTACGGCGTCGCCTGGGAAGCTCTGAATCGCGGGCTGAAGGTCGAGTGGCTCCTGAACTATCGCGGCGGCAGTTTTCTCATGGATCCCGCGCCGGAGATCGAGAACACCTGTCGGCTGCGGGGAGTGCTCGCCGAGTCGGGAGTGGACGAAGGCTCGATCTACGCGCAGATCGAGGACTCCAACATGGAGGTGGTGCTGCTCGAAAAGGCGACCAAGCTCGCCATCTACGCTCCCCCCGACGTGGAAGACGGCCCGTGGGACGACGCCGTGAATCTCGCGCTCACCTATGCCGAGATTCCCTTCGACCGCATCTATGATGAGGACGTCTTAGCGGGCAAGCTCGCCAAATACGACTGGGTGCATCTCCATCACGAGGACTTCACCGGTCAATACGGCAAGTTCTACGGGATGTATCGCAACGCCGACTGGTACATCCGGCAGGTGCGGGACGAGGAAGCGCGCGCGTCACGTCTTGGATTCAGCAAGGTCTCACAATTGAAGCTGGCGGTATCGCGGGCGATCCAGAGCTACATCGGACAGGGCGGATTTCTGTTTGCCATGTGCAGTGCGACCGACAGCTACGACATCGCGCTCGCCGCCAGTGAAACCGACGTCTGCGCGCCGGTCTTCGACGGCGATGGAATTGATCCGAACTATCCGGCCAAGATGCGCTTCGTCTTAGGCTTCGCCTTCGAGAACTACGGGCTGCTCACCGATCCGATGGTTTACGAGTTTTCCGAGATTGACGTTTCGCCGCGAACCGGCATGTCGGCCCGCGGCGACGCCGGCGACTACTTCACGCTCTTCGATTTTTCCGCCAAGTACGATCCCGTGCCGACCATGCTCACGCAGGATCACACCAGCGTCATCAAGGGATTCATGGGTCAGACCACGGCCTTTCACAAGCGGTTCATCAAGCCGTCGGTGACGATCCTCGCCCAGAACGAGGGCACCGACGAAGTGAAGTACATCTACTCGAACTTCGGCAAGGGTTTTTGGACTTTCTACGGCGGCCACGACCCCGAGGACTACCGCCACCACGTCGGCGATCCCCCCACCATTCTCGAACTCCACAAAAACTCCCCGGGCTATAGGCTCATCCTCAACAACGTCCTCTTCCCGGCTGCAAGGAAGAAGGAATTGAAGACGTAA
- a CDS encoding T9SS type A sorting domain-containing protein, producing the protein MLQFVSPEGQTLDSIEWYLSSSPQMVRTGTSLFISFHDWNSGQQALVWVSENGNVLHRQQEDHLEVPFAYNVGDTAMLVEYVQRIDEDWMWRRLSVHGYNTQGLRVLSDTLLWDTLDSGPAPQHVFAGSDFDMQNRELLAVSVTARSIQYPDSYRVQVVRYADGEVNVQEPFDPGPPPPQGYLRGFKVAHGENGGGVLAWFGIRIYEHLSLNLRAFNANGQLYDVTHNIALDPNLLPSEMDLTVHGGTVYTAYALSTGIDSLRGVWLAGFPESELLPVSVPPNALPNLLGLSAYPNPFNSVTRIDYVVPQMGDVSLTVFDRLGREVTTLSRGMQTAGEHSILWNADGVSSGIYFVRMNSGGTTNTCKLVLIR; encoded by the coding sequence TTGCTCCAGTTCGTCTCCCCGGAGGGGCAGACGCTGGATTCCATCGAATGGTACCTCTCGTCCTCGCCGCAGATGGTTCGCACCGGAACCAGTCTGTTCATCTCGTTCCATGATTGGAACTCCGGCCAGCAGGCGCTGGTGTGGGTGAGCGAAAACGGAAACGTCCTTCACCGACAACAGGAAGATCATCTCGAAGTTCCTTTCGCATACAATGTTGGTGATACGGCGATGCTCGTCGAATACGTGCAGCGAATAGACGAGGACTGGATGTGGCGGAGACTGTCCGTTCACGGGTATAACACGCAAGGATTGCGTGTTCTGAGCGATACGCTCCTGTGGGACACGCTGGATTCCGGGCCTGCCCCCCAACACGTTTTTGCGGGGTCGGATTTCGATATGCAAAATAGAGAATTGCTTGCAGTATCGGTGACGGCGCGTTCCATACAATATCCGGACAGCTACCGTGTCCAAGTTGTGCGCTACGCAGACGGCGAAGTCAACGTGCAAGAGCCGTTCGATCCGGGTCCGCCGCCCCCGCAAGGATACCTGAGGGGCTTCAAAGTGGCTCACGGCGAAAATGGTGGCGGTGTCTTGGCTTGGTTCGGCATACGGATCTACGAACATTTATCGCTTAACCTGCGCGCATTCAATGCGAATGGTCAGCTGTATGATGTGACTCACAATATCGCACTTGATCCGAACCTGCTCCCCTCGGAAATGGATCTGACGGTCCACGGAGGAACGGTTTACACAGCCTATGCTCTCAGCACCGGTATTGACTCATTGCGCGGAGTCTGGCTCGCGGGTTTTCCGGAAAGCGAGCTCCTGCCGGTGAGCGTGCCGCCGAATGCCTTGCCGAACCTTCTCGGCTTGTCCGCTTACCCAAATCCGTTCAATTCCGTCACGCGGATTGACTACGTCGTACCGCAGATGGGTGATGTTTCCTTGACGGTGTTCGACCGCTTGGGCCGCGAAGTGACAACGCTCTCTCGAGGTATGCAAACGGCAGGCGAGCACTCGATTCTTTGGAATGCCGATGGGGTTTCTTCAGGGATTTACTTCGTGCGAATGAACTCGGGCGGTACAACGAACACTTGCAAACTGGTTCTGATTCGATGA
- a CDS encoding methyltransferase domain-containing protein, with protein sequence MTIDEIKSRTKLRSGLTGLRPDGRPRTLGPVSDLERHIPPEWWTTLFNAVYLKTDGDVVEDHELTRREVDLVVALTGIEPEDRVLDLCCGQGRHALELARRGFKQVAGVDRSRFLIRLGRRRAKKAGLSVQFREGDARKVHLPENSFDCVIMMGNSFGYFESADDDARVLESVKHVLRSGGLLLLDLADGEFLREHFEARSWEWIDDNYFVCRERSLSKDGARLISREVVVSAQEGVITDQFYAERLYSRTAIAELLDKTGYRNVRFHGEYATNSERAQDLGMMARRLLITASVPQKAVVVRKRAPIIFPDVTVLLGDPHLPDSVKLGGQFNPEDMDTVQRLKTALSELGDFRFTYLDQHGTMLQALRQNPPAFALNFCDEGFNNDAFLELHVPAFLEVLGVPYSGAGPSCLGLCYDKGLVRAIAQSLDVPVPAETYVDADDIAGTIPSIFPAFIKPATGDSSIGITQHAVVKTPDEAVEYLTFVRESLPGRSVLVQEFLPGEEYSVGIIGNPGRGWTVLPVLEVDYSKLPPGLPPILSYESKWDPQSPYWTSIRYHRAHLSDELHRLLMDYSLRLFERLGCRDYARFDYRMSADGDLKLLEVNPNPGWCWDGKFFMMAEFDGHSYTDFLRLILDAAQARYARA encoded by the coding sequence ATGACCATTGACGAGATCAAGAGCCGCACCAAGCTCCGCAGCGGCCTGACTGGTCTCCGCCCCGACGGACGCCCGCGAACCCTCGGCCCGGTGTCCGACCTCGAACGGCACATCCCCCCCGAGTGGTGGACGACGCTGTTCAACGCGGTCTACCTCAAGACCGACGGCGACGTGGTGGAGGACCATGAGCTTACCCGCCGCGAGGTGGATCTGGTGGTCGCGCTGACCGGCATCGAACCGGAGGACCGCGTGCTCGATCTCTGCTGCGGGCAGGGCCGGCATGCGCTCGAACTCGCGCGGCGGGGATTCAAACAGGTGGCCGGCGTGGATCGCTCGCGCTTTCTGATTCGCCTCGGCCGCCGCCGCGCCAAAAAAGCCGGGCTTTCGGTGCAGTTCCGCGAAGGCGACGCGCGCAAAGTGCATCTGCCCGAAAACTCCTTCGATTGCGTCATCATGATGGGTAACTCGTTCGGCTATTTCGAGAGCGCCGACGATGACGCGCGCGTGCTCGAATCGGTGAAGCACGTCCTGCGCTCGGGCGGACTGTTGCTTCTGGATTTGGCTGACGGCGAATTCCTGCGCGAACACTTCGAAGCCCGCTCCTGGGAATGGATTGACGACAACTACTTCGTCTGCCGCGAGCGCTCGCTCTCGAAGGACGGCGCGCGGCTCATCAGCCGTGAAGTGGTGGTCAGCGCGCAGGAAGGCGTGATCACCGATCAGTTCTACGCCGAACGGCTCTATTCGCGCACGGCCATCGCCGAGTTGCTCGACAAGACCGGCTATCGCAACGTCCGCTTCCACGGAGAGTACGCCACCAATTCCGAGCGCGCGCAGGATCTCGGCATGATGGCCCGCCGGCTCTTGATTACCGCCAGCGTCCCCCAGAAGGCGGTGGTGGTGCGCAAGCGCGCGCCCATCATCTTCCCCGACGTGACGGTTCTGCTCGGCGATCCGCATCTGCCGGATTCGGTAAAGCTGGGCGGTCAGTTCAATCCCGAAGACATGGACACCGTGCAGCGGTTGAAAACCGCGCTGTCTGAACTCGGCGATTTCCGTTTCACCTATCTCGATCAGCATGGCACGATGTTGCAGGCGCTCCGTCAGAATCCGCCCGCCTTCGCGCTGAACTTCTGCGACGAGGGTTTCAACAACGACGCGTTTCTCGAGCTGCACGTTCCCGCTTTTCTCGAAGTCCTGGGAGTTCCCTACTCCGGTGCGGGTCCCTCCTGTCTCGGACTCTGCTACGACAAGGGTCTGGTGCGGGCGATTGCGCAGAGTCTGGACGTTCCGGTTCCCGCCGAGACCTACGTGGACGCCGACGACATCGCGGGCACGATTCCCTCGATCTTTCCGGCCTTCATCAAACCCGCCACCGGTGACAGTTCCATCGGCATTACCCAGCATGCCGTCGTCAAGACTCCCGATGAAGCGGTGGAGTACCTGACCTTCGTGCGCGAATCGCTGCCCGGACGCTCGGTGCTTGTGCAGGAGTTTTTGCCCGGCGAGGAATACTCGGTGGGAATCATCGGCAATCCCGGTCGCGGCTGGACGGTGCTGCCCGTTCTCGAAGTGGACTACAGCAAATTGCCGCCCGGTCTGCCGCCGATTCTCTCCTATGAATCCAAGTGGGATCCGCAGTCGCCCTACTGGACGAGCATCCGCTATCATCGCGCGCATCTTTCCGATGAGCTGCATCGGTTGCTCATGGACTACTCGCTGCGGCTGTTCGAGCGGCTCGGCTGCCGCGACTACGCGCGCTTCGATTATCGCATGTCGGCCGACGGTGATCTGAAACTGCTCGAGGTCAATCCCAATCCCGGCTGGTGTTGGGACGGCAAGTTCTTTATGATGGCCGAGTTCGACGGCCACAGCTACACCGATTTCCTGCGGCTGATTCTCGACGCCGCTCAGGCCCGCTACGCCCGCGCCTGA
- a CDS encoding sodium:alanine symporter family protein translates to MWGVPLLILLFGTHLFLTVRLRFVQRYIFRGIKLSLERHKEGEGDISHFGALTTALAATIGTGNMVGVATAIAAGGPGAVLWMWLTGVFGISTKYAEAVLAIKYRVKTATGDFAGGPMYVIERGMKQKWLAVLFAFFTAISAFGIGNMVQANSISTMVKGSLGVAPWITGIALTVLVGFVIIGGIRSISKVCERFVPLMAGFYVVGCFVLLVARWDTLGDTILLIVSSAFTGHAAVGGLLGAGMREVVRFGIARGLFSNESGLGSAPIVAAAAQTRNAVRQALVSSTGTFWDTVVVCAISGLVIVNSGLWSSGYDGAHLTAAAFEQFHGFGSVLLSVALLTFVFSTILGWSYYGEKAAEYLFGSRVIKPYRWLWVAMVMVGSVVSIQAVWGFADITNGLMALPNLISLILLSRVIVAETREHLWSAKI, encoded by the coding sequence ATGTGGGGAGTGCCGCTGCTCATCCTGCTTTTCGGGACGCATCTGTTTCTGACCGTGCGGCTGCGCTTCGTCCAGCGATATATTTTTCGCGGGATCAAACTCTCGCTCGAACGACACAAGGAAGGTGAAGGCGACATCAGCCACTTCGGCGCGCTGACCACCGCGCTGGCCGCCACCATCGGAACCGGCAACATGGTCGGCGTGGCCACCGCGATTGCCGCAGGCGGACCGGGTGCCGTGCTGTGGATGTGGCTGACCGGAGTGTTCGGCATCTCCACCAAGTACGCCGAAGCCGTGCTCGCCATCAAGTACCGCGTGAAGACCGCCACCGGAGATTTCGCGGGCGGGCCGATGTACGTCATCGAACGGGGCATGAAACAGAAATGGCTGGCCGTCCTGTTCGCGTTCTTCACCGCTATCTCCGCCTTCGGCATCGGCAACATGGTGCAGGCCAACTCGATCTCAACGATGGTCAAGGGAAGCCTCGGCGTCGCACCGTGGATCACGGGGATTGCGTTGACGGTCTTGGTGGGATTCGTCATCATCGGTGGGATCCGTTCGATCTCGAAAGTCTGCGAGCGTTTCGTTCCGCTGATGGCCGGGTTTTATGTGGTCGGATGTTTCGTATTATTGGTTGCGCGCTGGGACACGCTGGGCGATACGATCCTGCTCATCGTCAGCAGCGCGTTTACCGGTCACGCGGCGGTGGGCGGACTCCTCGGTGCGGGAATGCGTGAAGTGGTGCGCTTCGGAATCGCGCGCGGATTGTTCTCGAACGAATCGGGACTGGGCAGCGCGCCGATCGTGGCTGCCGCCGCGCAAACGCGCAACGCCGTCCGGCAAGCGCTGGTGTCGAGCACCGGAACGTTCTGGGATACCGTCGTCGTCTGCGCGATCAGCGGACTGGTGATCGTAAATTCAGGCTTGTGGAGTTCCGGCTATGACGGCGCGCATCTCACGGCGGCGGCCTTCGAGCAATTCCACGGTTTCGGTTCGGTCTTGCTCTCGGTCGCGTTGCTGACGTTCGTGTTCTCGACGATTCTCGGCTGGTCATACTATGGAGAAAAAGCCGCCGAGTATCTCTTCGGTTCACGCGTCATCAAACCCTATCGCTGGCTGTGGGTGGCGATGGTGATGGTGGGATCGGTGGTCTCGATTCAGGCGGTGTGGGGTTTCGCCGACATCACCAACGGACTCATGGCTCTTCCCAATCTGATTTCTCTCATTCTGCTCAGCCGCGTCATCGTCGCCGAAACCCGCGAGCATTTATGGTCAGCCAAAATCTGA